In a genomic window of Candidatus Poribacteria bacterium:
- a CDS encoding Gfo/Idh/MocA family oxidoreductase, whose translation MSISVGMVGLGMFGPSFIQSYKAHPDVHRLALCDLREDRLSKWAKQFEISETYSSLDEICKSDLDALVIITQHWIHAPQAIQAMESGKHVYTAVPAAVSLDECEQLVRTVERTGMIYMNGETSYFRPEAVFCRQKAAEGAFGEFVHCRAEYFHDMDHGLYDVAKNRWGAQWGRDKMGGIPMYYPTHSTCFPISVMKAHATSVSAQGYVYPNDDWFRTDTIHKNPFSNEVGLFAMSNGATMQICEFRRIGHPGSERVSGIYGTEGSYEQSLAGSVWAGKREREIVQPSQTHESLPEALAADLGGHGGSHAYLVHEFVDSVNRQRLPRVNVWEAVRYCAPGLVAHESALRDGELLPIPDWGDAPETGI comes from the coding sequence ATGAGTATCAGTGTCGGGATGGTAGGCTTAGGGATGTTCGGCCCGTCGTTTATCCAATCCTATAAAGCGCATCCAGATGTGCATCGGCTTGCGCTCTGTGATTTGCGTGAAGACAGATTGTCGAAATGGGCAAAACAGTTTGAGATTTCCGAAACGTATTCGAGTCTTGATGAGATCTGCAAATCGGATTTGGATGCACTTGTGATTATTACACAGCATTGGATACATGCGCCGCAAGCGATTCAGGCGATGGAATCAGGGAAGCATGTGTATACTGCTGTTCCGGCTGCTGTATCGTTGGATGAATGTGAACAGCTTGTCAGAACCGTTGAAAGGACCGGCATGATTTACATGAACGGCGAGACGAGTTATTTCCGTCCGGAGGCGGTTTTCTGTCGTCAGAAAGCGGCGGAGGGCGCGTTTGGGGAATTTGTTCACTGCCGCGCCGAGTACTTTCACGATATGGATCACGGACTCTACGATGTGGCAAAAAATCGGTGGGGTGCGCAGTGGGGACGCGACAAGATGGGTGGGATTCCAATGTACTATCCGACGCACTCAACCTGTTTCCCGATCTCTGTGATGAAGGCACACGCGACATCGGTTTCAGCGCAGGGGTATGTCTATCCAAACGACGATTGGTTTCGGACGGATACCATTCACAAGAACCCGTTCTCCAATGAAGTCGGACTATTCGCGATGAGCAACGGCGCGACGATGCAAATCTGTGAGTTCCGGCGGATTGGACATCCTGGATCCGAACGCGTCAGCGGTATCTACGGGACAGAGGGCAGTTACGAGCAGAGTCTCGCGGGTAGCGTTTGGGCAGGTAAACGCGAGAGAGAAATCGTGCAGCCTTCACAAACGCACGAATCCCTTCCTGAAGCACTTGCGGCGGATCTCGGCGGACATGGCGGTTCACACGCCTATCTCGTACACGAATTTGTGGATTCTGTCAATCGTCAGCGATTACCGCGCGTTAACGTTTGGGAGGCCGTCCGATACTGCGCGCCCGGATTGGTCGCACATGAATCCGCGCTACGAGATGGCGAATTACTCCCGATTCCAGATTGGGGAGACGCGCCAGAGACGGGCATTTAA
- a CDS encoding sugar phosphate isomerase/epimerase, whose protein sequence is MKLGANSVLFGGYDMETAFKHIAMAGYDGIELSAIDGMSQHLVLANWQALADDIKGFAKTYELELLAMEQPSRDPEKMELAFQAAAEIGIPIINCGPGGSSDDESAWPEVVDSLGNLSARAEHYGVTLCVKAHVGASIYNTPTTLRVMEEISSPAFGIDMDPSHIHRAGENPVEAIAAVVSRVKHVHIRDCKGMERGPGTPELQANGRGDIDLVGYIRVLHENDYTGPLNLEVIGAREYNLEQCCTIAAESRGHMQACLQACGAR, encoded by the coding sequence TTGAAATTAGGAGCAAATTCGGTGCTATTCGGCGGTTACGATATGGAAACCGCCTTCAAGCACATCGCCATGGCTGGTTATGATGGTATTGAACTCTCTGCGATTGACGGGATGAGCCAGCATCTCGTCCTCGCAAACTGGCAAGCACTGGCTGACGACATTAAGGGGTTCGCGAAAACGTACGAACTGGAACTGTTAGCAATGGAGCAGCCTTCACGCGATCCAGAAAAAATGGAACTCGCATTCCAAGCGGCAGCTGAGATAGGCATTCCGATTATCAACTGTGGGCCCGGCGGCTCATCGGATGATGAATCGGCATGGCCCGAAGTGGTTGATTCATTGGGAAATCTCTCCGCACGAGCAGAACATTATGGTGTGACACTTTGCGTCAAGGCACATGTCGGTGCAAGCATCTATAACACACCGACAACCCTCCGTGTGATGGAAGAAATCTCGTCGCCAGCATTCGGGATTGATATGGATCCGTCGCATATCCATCGTGCAGGCGAAAATCCTGTCGAGGCAATTGCCGCTGTGGTCTCGCGTGTTAAACACGTACATATCCGGGACTGTAAGGGGATGGAACGCGGTCCCGGCACCCCAGAATTGCAAGCGAATGGACGTGGCGACATCGACCTTGTCGGCTACATCCGTGTCCTACACGAGAACGACTATACCGGTCCGCTGAACCTTGAAGTCATCGGTGCGCGGGAATATAACTTAGAGCAGTGCTGCACGATTGCAGCAGAATCGCGTGGGCACATGCAGGCGTGTCTACAAGCGTGTGGTGCGCGCTAA
- a CDS encoding phytanoyl-CoA dioxygenase family protein yields MINVEPTLNDHEVMQFIHNGYITLENIIDPDFNKECESVDGGRLNDFVLTDEFRRNVLLHPEVAGVVRSLLGANFLVPTSAHHHLFEAPHRGQTWHSDGITEYGYGITHLQCYYYPKAVKIEDGPTMILPGSHQRLVDREAIAHYGDILGQLSLTVPAGTVAMTRYGIWHKAGPKLNADRRGMIKFSYYRMTMPKRDWVRESDEIPPYQHQGRHPYVTEIESYRDRRRGELTWNWLCGLAEVEEEIPPIQMFNSGIPLSEIRPQ; encoded by the coding sequence ATGATTAACGTTGAACCGACGCTAAACGACCACGAGGTCATGCAATTTATCCACAACGGTTATATCACCTTAGAGAACATCATTGATCCGGATTTCAATAAGGAATGTGAGTCTGTAGACGGTGGACGTCTCAACGATTTTGTGCTCACGGATGAATTTCGTCGGAACGTCCTGCTCCATCCAGAGGTTGCGGGGGTTGTACGTTCGCTATTGGGTGCGAATTTTCTCGTGCCGACAAGCGCACACCACCATCTCTTTGAGGCGCCGCATCGTGGACAAACGTGGCACTCCGACGGGATCACCGAATACGGATACGGTATCACGCATCTCCAGTGCTACTACTACCCGAAAGCGGTGAAGATTGAAGACGGCCCGACAATGATATTGCCCGGATCCCATCAGCGACTCGTGGACAGGGAGGCAATCGCTCACTACGGCGATATTCTCGGACAGCTTTCCCTCACCGTTCCAGCAGGCACCGTCGCGATGACACGCTACGGTATCTGGCATAAGGCGGGTCCGAAACTCAATGCTGACAGACGCGGGATGATTAAGTTCTCCTATTACCGAATGACGATGCCCAAACGCGATTGGGTGCGCGAGTCCGATGAGATTCCGCCTTACCAACACCAGGGACGGCATCCTTACGTAACGGAGATAGAATCCTACCGCGACCGACGGAGGGGTGAATTGACATGGAACTGGTTATGTGGGTTGGCAGAAGTGGAGGAGGAAATTCCACCGATACAGATGTTTAACAGCGGGATTCCGTTATCAGAAATTCGGCCTCAGTAG
- a CDS encoding VWA domain-containing protein has translation MTDQTLLQQITDFCRLLRQMDINVTTTNQLSWCKSVELIDIGEREAFYHTARTNLITKEADLKTFDLAFNLFWRYPRPDFQAVDTGGEAPEPSSLQDLSDATDEQDMVEQWLDAETEDDEEEGEEDDPLAYSVEEVLTRKDFSEFTREDMEKAREIVAKLAAVLATKLSRRKVVGKKGKIIDFRRSWRKSLVHGGEPLELIRKQQKIKKTKILLLCDVSGSMDCYAKFLIQFIYGMQQELREVEVAVFSTHLTDITGLLQRKGLTEGLNEVANVVPDWSGGTKIGESLLEFYRQFAPSFSAYRTVVILISDGWDRGDVDVLQRSMEMLHRHAYRLIWLNPLLGSDGYQPICRGIRTALPYVDYFLPAHNLESLAQLTKVLIPLWSK, from the coding sequence ATGACTGATCAGACACTTCTCCAACAAATCACAGACTTCTGCCGTTTGCTCCGACAGATGGACATTAACGTGACAACAACCAACCAATTGAGTTGGTGCAAAAGCGTTGAACTGATCGACATCGGTGAGCGTGAGGCGTTTTATCATACAGCACGGACGAACCTCATCACGAAGGAAGCAGATCTGAAGACGTTTGACCTCGCTTTTAACCTGTTTTGGCGATATCCGCGTCCAGATTTTCAAGCCGTTGATACCGGTGGAGAGGCACCCGAACCGTCCAGTCTTCAAGACCTTTCGGACGCTACTGACGAACAGGACATGGTAGAACAGTGGCTGGATGCCGAGACCGAAGACGATGAGGAAGAAGGAGAAGAAGACGATCCGCTCGCTTATAGTGTAGAGGAAGTCCTAACCCGAAAGGACTTCAGTGAATTCACACGCGAGGATATGGAGAAAGCACGGGAGATCGTTGCGAAATTGGCGGCGGTGTTGGCAACAAAACTGAGTCGTCGGAAGGTTGTCGGCAAAAAGGGCAAAATTATTGATTTTCGCAGGAGTTGGCGAAAGAGTCTGGTTCATGGCGGCGAACCTCTCGAATTAATTCGGAAACAGCAGAAGATTAAAAAGACCAAGATTTTGCTTCTCTGTGACGTGAGCGGGTCTATGGACTGTTATGCCAAGTTCCTCATCCAATTTATCTACGGCATGCAACAGGAGTTGAGAGAAGTAGAGGTAGCAGTCTTCAGCACGCACCTGACAGACATCACCGGACTCCTTCAACGGAAAGGGTTGACAGAAGGCTTGAATGAAGTGGCAAATGTCGTACCAGATTGGTCAGGTGGGACGAAGATTGGTGAAAGCCTGCTGGAATTCTATCGGCAGTTTGCGCCATCCTTTTCGGCGTATCGCACTGTAGTCATTCTCATCAGCGACGGTTGGGACCGAGGCGATGTAGATGTGCTGCAGCGTTCTATGGAGATGTTGCATCGGCATGCGTACCGGTTAATTTGGCTTAATCCGTTGCTCGGCAGCGACGGCTATCAGCCAATCTGTCGAGGTATCCGCACGGCGTTGCCGTATGTGGACTATTTCCTTCCAGCACACAATTTGGAGAGTTTAGCGCAACTAACAAAAGTATTAATTCCGCTCTGGTCAAAATAA
- a CDS encoding Gfo/Idh/MocA family oxidoreductase, which translates to MALKVGVVGMSGIGNNHANCHANDDLAELVAVCDIVKERADSAAERLGVKAYYKLADMIDGEPDLDIVDVGTGGYENGSWHYEPTMEALDNGKHVLVEKPISNDIGQAREMVAKATEEDLYLGCNLNHYFTPPAEQAKKYINDGHIGEQVYCLHKMGFAGGEFNYSYSNAPRSDGFPYFHVKAFLAHPFSVMRHFCGDVTHVQAFMNRPHFRRGAGDVMVSINSIHLRFENGCIGYLLSQRGDATFGLGGWWSVELAGTRGTFCIENCIEKVTYWPSPGAPDFSGDPVVTESGISDFGQTFPLRIHAFLEDITNGVPKEQLRASGRDALATLEYTWAAMESYEQGGIVVRPHPLPPLKGL; encoded by the coding sequence ATGGCATTAAAAGTTGGCGTTGTTGGCATGAGTGGCATCGGTAATAACCATGCAAATTGCCACGCGAATGACGACTTAGCGGAACTGGTTGCGGTGTGCGATATTGTAAAAGAGCGTGCGGACAGCGCGGCGGAACGTCTCGGTGTAAAGGCATATTACAAACTCGCTGACATGATTGATGGTGAACCGGACCTGGACATTGTTGATGTCGGCACGGGTGGATATGAAAACGGAAGTTGGCACTATGAACCGACAATGGAGGCTCTTGATAACGGGAAGCACGTCCTCGTTGAGAAACCGATTTCCAACGACATCGGACAGGCACGAGAGATGGTCGCGAAAGCCACGGAAGAAGACCTTTACCTCGGCTGCAATCTGAACCACTATTTCACGCCGCCCGCGGAGCAAGCGAAGAAATACATCAACGATGGACACATCGGGGAGCAGGTTTATTGTCTGCATAAAATGGGATTTGCTGGCGGTGAATTCAACTACAGTTATTCAAACGCCCCGCGTTCTGATGGGTTTCCCTACTTCCATGTGAAAGCCTTTCTGGCACACCCGTTCAGTGTGATGCGCCACTTCTGCGGTGATGTGACACACGTTCAAGCCTTTATGAATCGTCCTCATTTTAGACGCGGTGCTGGAGATGTGATGGTCTCCATTAACAGCATACACCTTCGTTTTGAGAACGGGTGTATCGGTTACCTGTTGAGCCAACGTGGTGATGCTACGTTCGGTCTCGGTGGTTGGTGGAGCGTCGAACTGGCAGGCACACGTGGCACCTTCTGCATTGAAAACTGTATCGAGAAGGTCACCTACTGGCCTTCCCCGGGTGCCCCTGATTTCTCCGGTGACCCCGTTGTCACTGAGTCCGGCATCAGTGACTTCGGTCAAACCTTCCCACTGAGAATTCATGCGTTTTTAGAAGACATCACAAACGGTGTACCGAAAGAGCAGCTGCGTGCCTCCGGTAGAGATGCGCTTGCCACGCTTGAATACACTTGGGCAGCGATGGAGTCTTATGAACAGGGTGGTATCGTAGTCCGTCCACATCCGCTTCCGCCTTTGAAAGGACTATAA
- the pdhA gene encoding pyruvate dehydrogenase (acetyl-transferring) E1 component subunit alpha, which translates to MSKPSKDQMLYMYRKMIEIRQFEEAAGTLYQSGQLPGFLHLYIGEEATAVGVCAHLQDDDYITSTHRGHGHLIAKGGKRDRMMAELFARTTGYCKGKGGSMHIADKETGILGANGVVGAGIPLAAGAALSAKLRGTQQVAVSFFGDGATNQGVFHETLNLAAVWELPVVFVCENNRFGMGTPQHEHQRVEDIAVRAPSYDIPGVTVDGNDVLKVYAAADEAVARAREGSGPTLLNCDTYRFRGHHIGDPGTSYRDREEVQEQERLRDPIRRLAEVLTEKEGVSEDELTALETELANELEEALEFAKSSPEPLPEDALNDVYAGSIQP; encoded by the coding sequence ATGTCAAAACCGAGTAAAGATCAGATGCTTTATATGTATCGCAAAATGATAGAAATCCGCCAATTTGAGGAAGCTGCTGGTACACTTTATCAGAGTGGTCAACTTCCGGGTTTCCTGCATCTCTATATTGGTGAAGAAGCCACTGCCGTAGGTGTTTGCGCCCATTTGCAAGATGATGATTACATCACGAGTACACACCGCGGGCACGGTCACCTGATTGCCAAGGGTGGTAAACGCGACCGGATGATGGCGGAGTTATTCGCGCGCACGACCGGCTATTGTAAAGGTAAAGGGGGTTCAATGCACATCGCCGATAAGGAGACAGGTATTCTGGGTGCCAACGGTGTTGTCGGTGCAGGAATTCCACTTGCCGCTGGTGCTGCACTCTCCGCGAAACTCCGCGGCACGCAGCAGGTCGCCGTGTCTTTCTTCGGTGACGGTGCGACGAACCAAGGTGTATTCCATGAGACGCTTAATCTCGCTGCCGTGTGGGAGCTGCCTGTCGTGTTTGTTTGTGAAAACAACCGATTCGGTATGGGAACACCACAACACGAGCACCAACGGGTAGAGGATATCGCTGTCCGTGCCCCATCCTACGATATACCGGGTGTTACCGTTGATGGAAATGACGTGCTAAAGGTTTACGCTGCAGCAGATGAAGCTGTCGCGCGCGCACGCGAAGGTAGCGGACCGACACTCCTCAACTGCGATACTTACAGATTCCGAGGACACCATATCGGCGATCCGGGCACGTCCTATCGCGACCGTGAAGAAGTGCAAGAGCAGGAACGCCTACGCGACCCGATTCGCCGACTCGCTGAAGTCCTCACCGAAAAAGAAGGTGTGAGTGAAGACGAACTCACGGCACTTGAGACGGAACTCGCAAACGAACTCGAAGAAGCACTTGAGTTTGCCAAGAGCAGTCCGGAACCGCTGCCCGAAGATGCTTTGAATGACGTTTACGCCGGATCCATCCAGCCATAG
- a CDS encoding alpha-ketoglutarate-dependent dioxygenase AlkB gives MINSLFEENPKEIEEIPIQDGVLRLYPHLFSPEERRTFFNQLTEKVKWQQEEIKLYGRKIPFPRLTAWFGDAGKTYMYSGITVEPEPWTPTLSEIKNRIEEVSTVTFNSVLLNYYRNERDSVSWHSDDEPELGKNPIIGSVSLGDVRTFQLKHKTDKSLTVSRDLPDGSYLEMAGSTQHHWLHQIPKRTRKIGPRINLTFRIIL, from the coding sequence ATGATCAACTCACTATTTGAAGAAAATCCAAAGGAAATAGAAGAAATTCCAATCCAAGATGGAGTTTTACGTCTCTATCCGCACCTCTTCTCGCCAGAAGAGAGGAGAACCTTTTTCAATCAACTAACAGAAAAAGTTAAGTGGCAACAAGAAGAGATCAAATTATATGGCAGAAAAATACCGTTCCCTCGCTTAACCGCATGGTTTGGCGATGCAGGAAAAACCTATATGTATTCAGGAATAACGGTTGAACCTGAACCGTGGACACCAACATTATCAGAAATCAAAAACAGAATTGAGGAGGTTTCAACTGTAACATTCAACAGCGTCCTACTCAACTACTACCGAAACGAACGCGATAGTGTCTCTTGGCATAGCGATGACGAACCAGAATTAGGCAAAAACCCAATCATTGGTTCAGTCAGTCTTGGTGATGTCAGGACCTTTCAACTAAAACATAAAACGGATAAGTCACTAACAGTCAGCAGAGACTTGCCAGATGGCAGTTATCTCGAAATGGCTGGGAGTACCCAACATCATTGGTTACACCAGATACCAAAACGGACTCGGAAAATAGGTCCGAGAATAAATTTAACTTTCAGAATCATATTGTAG
- a CDS encoding DUF4258 domain-containing protein: protein MRRSRVLLSIQQKVVRNFYQITEHALDEMRKDMLSTVDVKHAIRRGRVVQRFTRDRRGIRYRLQGPARDGKEINVICRILDSGELRIITVYATEGTQ, encoded by the coding sequence GTGAGAAGGAGCAGAGTTCTTCTATCAATCCAGCAAAAAGTCGTTAGGAATTTCTATCAGATAACTGAACATGCCTTAGACGAGATGCGAAAGGACATGCTATCGACGGTTGATGTGAAACACGCAATTCGGAGAGGTCGGGTGGTTCAGAGATTCACACGCGACCGGAGAGGTATCCGATATAGACTCCAAGGACCTGCACGCGATGGAAAAGAGATTAACGTGATTTGTCGGATTTTAGATTCGGGTGAATTGCGGATCATAACGGTCTACGCAACAGAAGGGACACAATAA
- a CDS encoding tetratricopeptide repeat protein, with protein sequence MKDRRLLTALLMCIVCFGCGLEKATDYNRRGVAKAKHREYKAAIELYSAAIRLDPDYEVAYNNRGVAKKHLGEYEAAIADYDSAIGLVPDDANAYFGRGLVKKTLNKTLEAIQDFQTALELAAQAGDVALKDDIKSFLAQDESNSEEAQADVKLKDDVESFLLQFK encoded by the coding sequence ATGAAAGATAGAAGACTGTTGACTGCGCTCCTGATGTGCATCGTTTGCTTTGGTTGTGGATTGGAGAAAGCTACGGACTACAATAGGCGTGGGGTAGCAAAGGCAAAGCACCGTGAATACAAAGCGGCGATTGAACTGTATAGTGCCGCTATCCGCCTGGATCCTGATTACGAAGTTGCCTACAACAATCGGGGAGTCGCAAAGAAACATCTGGGTGAATACGAGGCAGCGATCGCCGACTATGACTCCGCGATTGGGTTGGTCCCCGATGACGCAAATGCCTATTTCGGTCGGGGGTTGGTAAAGAAAACTCTCAATAAGACTTTAGAGGCGATACAGGATTTTCAAACTGCTTTGGAACTCGCAGCACAAGCGGGCGATGTAGCACTGAAAGATGACATTAAAAGTTTCTTAGCTCAAGACGAATCAAATTCCGAAGAGGCGCAAGCAGATGTAAAGTTGAAAGACGATGTTGAAAGTTTTTTACTCCAATTTAAATAA
- a CDS encoding SOS response-associated peptidase yields the protein MCGRFTLASDTETMTQTFFDFAMPMNLSPRYNISPTQDVAVIANTPTDTEIHPEMGQVEFFHWGLIPSWAKDPKIGNRMINARSETLAEKPSFRSAYKRRRCLILADGYYEWKQVPGDRLKQPVYIRLKSQEPFALAGLWEIWQVEGMDKPLRSCTIITCPPNAFLEKIHHRMPVILPQDAYAAWLSPEAKSADALQPLLIPYVDDEIEAYPVSRFVNRPTNDSPECIAPSEVTQSLN from the coding sequence ATGTGTGGACGATTTACGCTTGCAAGTGACACCGAAACCATGACTCAAACTTTCTTCGATTTCGCGATGCCGATGAACTTGTCGCCGCGCTATAATATCTCACCGACACAAGACGTGGCTGTTATAGCCAATACACCAACTGATACGGAGATACACCCAGAAATGGGGCAAGTAGAATTCTTTCACTGGGGACTTATTCCGTCTTGGGCGAAAGACCCGAAAATCGGAAACAGGATGATCAATGCGCGTTCGGAGACCCTCGCGGAAAAACCGTCTTTCCGAAGTGCCTACAAACGTAGACGATGCCTCATCTTGGCAGACGGCTATTACGAATGGAAACAGGTACCCGGCGACAGGCTCAAACAACCGGTTTATATCCGTCTCAAATCGCAAGAACCGTTCGCGCTGGCGGGGTTATGGGAGATATGGCAGGTGGAAGGGATGGATAAACCGCTCCGTTCTTGCACTATCATTACATGTCCCCCCAATGCTTTCTTGGAGAAGATTCACCACAGGATGCCTGTGATTTTACCGCAAGACGCTTATGCGGCGTGGCTTTCACCAGAAGCAAAGTCAGCCGATGCACTTCAACCGCTTCTCATCCCATACGTAGATGACGAGATAGAGGCGTATCCAGTATCACGGTTCGTCAACCGTCCTACGAATGATTCACCAGAGTGTATCGCTCCATCCGAGGTCACCCAGTCCTTGAACTGA
- a CDS encoding LamG domain-containing protein: MKTTVARLKLLCINFMVISLMFVGISSAEIDFGTAVGVWLFNEGGGDVAEDASGKGNNGTIHGGAEWVDGMFGSALKFDGSDDYVEIAHDASLNVGGGHTIALWFKLNAVPGGGMGVITKDDWAPGFWWDGNIIRHHTHDPAATLHYVDAAWEPDTDWHHVAVTWDGEGFGVYLDAEEIGSGVNGANIGRNPLTDKPFLIGIYLETGQHGQWGEFLGAIIDDVAVFNTALSVDDIATIMNDGLGTTTDVEPSGKLTTTWAAIKAD; this comes from the coding sequence ATGAAAACTACGGTTGCAAGATTAAAACTATTATGTATCAATTTCATGGTTATAAGCCTGATGTTTGTAGGTATCAGTTCCGCTGAAATTGACTTTGGAACTGCCGTTGGCGTATGGCTCTTTAATGAGGGCGGTGGTGATGTCGCCGAAGATGCCTCTGGGAAGGGCAATAACGGCACAATCCACGGTGGTGCAGAATGGGTTGATGGCATGTTTGGCAGTGCTTTGAAGTTTGACGGTTCAGATGATTACGTCGAAATTGCGCACGACGCCTCTTTAAACGTTGGCGGCGGGCACACGATTGCGCTTTGGTTTAAATTAAATGCGGTCCCCGGCGGTGGTATGGGTGTTATAACCAAAGATGATTGGGCACCTGGATTTTGGTGGGATGGGAATATCATCCGACATCACACGCATGACCCGGCGGCTACGCTTCATTATGTAGATGCCGCTTGGGAACCAGATACAGACTGGCATCATGTCGCTGTTACTTGGGACGGTGAAGGGTTCGGCGTATATCTGGATGCTGAAGAGATTGGTTCTGGTGTCAATGGTGCAAACATAGGAAGGAACCCGTTAACTGACAAACCCTTTTTAATAGGCATCTATTTAGAAACTGGACAGCACGGTCAGTGGGGTGAGTTTCTCGGGGCAATCATTGACGACGTTGCTGTCTTCAATACGGCGTTGAGCGTTGATGATATTGCAACGATCATGAATGATGGATTAGGAACAACAACTGATGTTGAACCTTCAGGTAAACTCACTACGACTTGGGCTGCTATTAAAGCGGATTGA
- a CDS encoding SDR family oxidoreductase, with protein MRLEGKVAIVAGAAWGGIGAATAYRFACEGAKVVVNTRRREEKLAETVQRIQDAGGEAVSVMGDVADESTWQALVKTALSNYGKITTLVHNAAHSYTKKAIEFTMEEWNESLGVTLGGPWLGAKYCIPEMIQNGGGTLVFISTVNATITNPGFGLYGAGKGGLNALTRSIALDYGREGIRANAIAPGQIVGERGEASLAEDDLEEQASRDCYPVGRYGKPEDIANAALFLASDEADFVTGIVLTADGGLTLQSPEALVRPSFRLRWRDDILVPQPKEDS; from the coding sequence ATGAGACTGGAAGGAAAAGTAGCGATAGTCGCCGGTGCTGCTTGGGGTGGTATCGGGGCGGCAACCGCTTATAGATTTGCTTGTGAAGGTGCGAAAGTCGTTGTGAATACGCGCCGCCGCGAAGAAAAACTCGCTGAGACCGTCCAACGTATCCAAGATGCCGGTGGTGAGGCGGTCTCTGTCATGGGTGATGTTGCCGATGAGTCAACTTGGCAGGCACTCGTCAAAACCGCTTTGTCAAACTATGGAAAAATAACAACACTCGTCCATAACGCGGCACACTCTTACACCAAAAAAGCCATAGAATTCACGATGGAAGAATGGAACGAAAGTCTCGGCGTGACGCTTGGTGGCCCCTGGCTCGGTGCAAAGTATTGTATCCCAGAAATGATTCAAAACGGTGGTGGTACTTTGGTCTTCATCTCCACTGTTAATGCCACAATTACGAATCCCGGATTTGGACTTTATGGTGCCGGAAAAGGTGGCTTAAACGCCTTGACACGCAGCATTGCGCTTGATTACGGCAGAGAAGGTATTCGGGCAAATGCTATCGCCCCCGGACAGATTGTCGGGGAACGCGGTGAAGCCTCGCTTGCTGAAGATGATTTGGAAGAACAAGCCTCGCGTGATTGCTATCCAGTTGGACGCTACGGAAAACCTGAAGATATCGCCAACGCTGCACTCTTCCTCGCATCCGATGAAGCGGATTTCGTTACCGGTATCGTGTTGACCGCGGATGGCGGCTTGACGCTCCAATCGCCAGAAGCACTTGTACGCCCATCCTTCCGCCTCCGCTGGAGAGACGATATTCTGGTCCCACAACCGAAAGAGGATTCGTAG
- a CDS encoding type II toxin-antitoxin system MqsA family antitoxin: protein MKASKCEYCNGEIRQKKVTVDHWYEGKLVIIKDVPVGVCQECGQRYYAAATLDRLDTMAQNSDTAPERISVPVMVMNP, encoded by the coding sequence ATGAAGGCTTCTAAATGTGAATATTGCAATGGTGAGATTCGCCAGAAGAAAGTTACTGTTGATCACTGGTATGAGGGAAAGTTGGTAATCATTAAAGATGTACCAGTCGGTGTCTGCCAAGAATGCGGTCAGCGATATTATGCAGCTGCAACCTTAGATCGACTTGATACTATGGCGCAGAATAGCGATACCGCGCCGGAAAGAATATCTGTCCCAGTCATGGTGATGAACCCGTGA